Genomic window (uncultured Bacteroides sp.):
TCGGTGACACTGCTCTAAAACGTGTCATCGTTAAACACCAACGTACCTCCGGTTGTGTTGCCAGTCTCGGTGACACTGCTCTAAAACAATGTGCCGCCATGTCTCAAACTCCGAAGTGTTGTGTTGCCAGTCTCGGTGACACTGCTCTAAAACCAAAGGAGCGATATAGTCTGTCGTGAAACTGTTGTGTTGCCAGTCTCGGTGACACTGCTCTAAAACAGAAGGAGTACATCAAGGCACCACTTGATAGTTGTGTTGCCAGTCTCGGTGACACTGCTCTAAAACTCTTAAAGATAACTATCCCATTCAATAGTAGTTGTGTTGCCAGTCTCGGTGACACTGCTCTAAAACTTATCATGTTTTTTGAAGAATATGGTCAAGGTTGTGTTGCCAGTCTCGGTGACACTGCTCTAAAACCCTGCGTACGACTCGTAAAAGTCTCGGAGTGTTGTGTTGCCAGTCTCGGTGACACTGCTCTAAAACAAAGTCTGTCTGGCACCAAACCAGACGCGAGTTGTGTTGCCAGTCTCGGTGACACTGCTCTAAAACTAACAGTACGGATTCATCCTCCGACTGTAAGTTGTGTTGCCAGTCTCGGTGACACTGCTCTAAAACTAGTATGCAAGATAAAATGGAGTTAATTGGTTGTGTTGCCAGTCTCGGTGACACTGCTCTAAAACGGAGTCTTAAGCATTATTTCACATCCGCAGTGTTGTGTTGCCAGTCTCGGTGACACTGCTCTAAAACTGCTGCTAAAAAATGCCCTAAAAGAACAGGGTTGTGTTGCCAGTCTCGGTGACACTGCTCTAAAACCTGGATGAGATCGAAATATACAATGTGGCGTTGTGTTGCCAGTCTCGGTGACACTGCTCTAAAACTCTCTGGGCATCACTAGGCAGCGCCTTTGGTTGTGTTGCCAGTCTCGGTGACACTGCTCTAAAACAGCATTTGAGAAACAAACATCTTCTGGTGAGTTGTGTTGCCAGTCTCGGTGACACTGCTCTAAAACCAACTCCGTATGCGCTGCGTACGTCACAAGTTGTGTTGCCAGTCTCGGTGACACTGCTCTAAAACTTGGGATTGCATCACAGTGAAGCGTCGTTGTTGTGTTGCCAGTCTCGGTGACACTGCTCTAAAACCAGCTTGGTTGTACGTGTGACGCGTGCAGGTTGTGTTGCCAGTCTCGGTGACACTGCTCTAAAACTGACTTAGCCGCGTTAGAATCGGCGGCAGGTTGTGTTGCCAGTCTCGGTGACACTGCTCTAAAACCCCCGTTCTGCAAACCGTCAGAGAGCGAGGTTGTGTTGCCAGTCTCGGTGACACTGCTCTAAAACGAGCCAACAAGGAAGTTCGTACGGATACTTGTTGTGTTGCCAGTCTCGGTGACACTGCTCTAAAACCACGCAGTCTATGTCTGCATACTGATACTGTTGTGTTGCCAGTCTCGGTGACACTGCTCTAAAACCGTGATGTGCAACTTAGGGTGTGACTGCGAGTTGTGTTGCCAGTCTCGGTGACACTGCTCTAAAACAGCACGAATGATCTTACCGACGCGCTCGTAGTTGTGTTGCCAGTCTCGGTGACACTGCTCTAAAACATGTATTTGATTTTTTGTGCGAGAGTGCGAGTTGTGTTGCCAGTCTCGGTGACACTGCTCTAAAACCATAAAAGCACGCGCTCCGTGTAGTTCATCGTTGTGTTGCCAGTCTCGGTGACACTGCTCTAAAACTGGCGTTGTATCTCTCATGTCGGTTGCTAGGTTGTGTTGCCAGTCTCGGTGACACTGCTCTAAAACCAAAAGACCTTCCTCCGTCAGATGACAATGTTGTGTTGCCAGTCTCGGTGACACTGCTCTAAAACCTCAGACGAGCAAAATCCTCTCTGCGAAGGATGGTAACCGAGAACTATGTCACAGATATTCTTCAAGAAAGTGCTGGTCAATTGCTAATTTTTCGTTCTTGAGAAAACATTCTACCATCTTCCCAAGATTCAACAAGCAAAACCTGAATTTTCAAAGAAATCACTGCCTGATAGAAGGCGACCAACTCATTTTCTGTCAGAAAACTTTTCAAATTCACGAATATTAGCAACTTTTCGGGAAAAATATCCGATGCTACTTCTAAAAATCCTATAAGTTTGTCAAAGAGCAAATCGGAATCTATGCAAACACCAAAGTCAAATGTTTTGAGATATTTTCTTGCATCCCATTCTAACGTAAAGTCGTATTCTCCCTGCAGCTGAAATCCGACTTCTGCTAGTTTGTCTATCAAGGTGTTATTAATCTCTTCAAGAGATATTCGCATTTCTTCGTCTTCAAAAATCAGTGCATTAAAGCGCTCATAGAGTTTTGTCACAATGGCACGATCTCTAAGCGGTAAATATATGAGATCGCTTATAAGCATAAGACGTTCCTTGGATTTGATTTCAGTTTCTCCCTCAAAAATCATATAGGGTTCCAGCGCTTTCAGCGTTTCGCCTGATGCTAGCGAAAACACTATCTTTGAAAATAGTCGTGCGTCGTTGACCTGCAAAACAGAAACAAATTCAGCATCGCACTCAACACTATATTCAAGATCAATAAACTGAATTTTCATAAAATCACAAGCCGTTCAATAGTATCCATCTCTTTGAACTCAGGGCGACTTCCTGTGATATCTTCCATACCCGCGAATTGTTTCTCAGTGACTTTTAATAATTGAACAAGTCCGCAGGCCGAGCCGATTCTTTTTTAATCTTAAAATAACGCTGTTTGCATTTGCATCATCCATTACCATCTTGGAATAGACAGACTCTTGAAGCATTAGATAACCATCTTTAATAAGAAAATGTCTAAAGCAGCGATATTCCTTTCGCTGCTTCGCAGTTTCAACAGGCAAATCAAAGAATACCAATAGACGCATAAACCTCACCCGCATAAAGAGAACTCGGCAATCTCATCATAGGATATACGCTTTGCCAGCGCGTTCAAACAGTCTTGTATATACTGAGAGACTACTGAGCAAAGTTTATAGGATCCATCTTGATAGCTGACAGTTTGATTTGTTATATCAAGCATCATCCGCCGTATATCTGGAGACAATTCTTGAGATGATGTTTCAACGACCAGCCTATCAACAATAGGACGAAATGGCTCCATAAAATCACAAGCAAGATTGAATTGATTATATTCATTATGGTGAAAAATACCTATCTGTGTAATATAACCCCTAGCAACGACTTCTCTATTCACCAAAGAAAGCAAGATCGCATAGCCATAATTCAGCAAACCATTCCTCGCATCGCTTCCGCCACGTGAAAACTCATCGCCAAACAGTGCATTGAAATATACACGCGCAGCATGAGCCTCGCAGTTGGTGGTATCACCAGAACGAACATCCTCTATATAACGACTCAATGTGCGCGATTGAGCAAGCCCTAGTTCTTCCAAAACATACATCTGCTGGCGTATCTTCTCACGAACGACACTTTGCCAAACACGTTTCTTTGCTGGCTCGCTCCACTGAATTTGTTCAGCGATGCGTTTGCTCGTATTATGCGCGCCATATAGAGGGAGATACTCACCGATGGGATTATGTCTCTCATCGCATACGATGACGGGTATCTTCAGTTTGGCAAGTTCCGCTAAAAGATAAGCGCTCGCATATACAGCGGTTGTATCAAATATAATCGACGAGATTTCAGACAGATGTATTTTTGCAGTGTCCTCATTACGAACAATCAAATATCCCACTTTTATAAGAACACCTGCTTCTGCTCTCGATCACCACAGTTCTAAAGCCCAAGCGTATACCGCCTTTCAAATAACCCTGTTACCGAGACATCCGCGAATTCAACATTAGACAAATCGTTGGTTAAGAATCCATTGGTAATTTTCCCAGCATTCGGAGAACCACCGACTTCGCTCAAATCAACGCGAGCAGAGCTCGCTTTCATAAAGGACAGTGTGTTTCTTAGCGTCCTTATTCTTGCTTGACGTTCTGCGGAGCTAAATTTTTCTTTACCCTGATCAATTATTTGTTCGACAAGAGAATAGCGCGAGCATAGCGTCGTAAGCTTACTTGCCAAAAACATAAATAACTTTTCCAATTCTTGATCTGAGGCTAGAGGTGCTCTAGAAACATTTGAGATGGTTTCTGCGACCACAATCATATCTGGAGATAAACAGAGTTGACGTGCGTTTAGTACAGTGTCGAGTGCATTAATATAATATTCGTCATTAAGATGATATATTTTTTGATATTTGAATACTTTTTCTTTTAAAACTTTTGCATTCGTATGTTTATTTTCCCCCGCGACTTTATTTGCATATTCGAGAAGAATGCTTTTGTCACTTTCAACACGAAACGCGACAAACAATGGTAGGCCTTCAAAAAAACACCTTCTCTTTGCCCTTACTATCAACTGCCTTAAAGATGAAGAAGTAAGCAAAGTCTTTTCCCGAAGGTCCACCATACTTTTTGGGGTCAAGACCCTTTTTAAGAGGTATTTCGAGATTACCTCCCTTACGTGGGTCTTTTGGCGAGTAAATTGTCTCATCCCAAAATGCACCTGAAGTTATCTCGGGCATTCGCGAAATGAAGCAATCCTTATATGAAAAACACTGGCGCATATGTTCTATTTCAGCTTCTGCATTCCAAGGAAATGCATCATCTCTAAATATTTCGCCTGTTTCCGGATCGAAACCTGATTTTAAGAAACTCTCAACGATGAAGCCTGCTGAACCAACCGCCCTGTTATCTCCTTTATCGTTATAGTTGTGTGCCGCCTTGCGGACAAAACGCTTGAATGCGCTGATATCAAAACCCTCGGCCAGCTTAGGATAACGACAATTGATAAATCGGTCGAGTTGGCAAGCGAGGTATGCATCATGCGCGTGATGATAATCGTTAACCTCGCGGCACTTTACATATCCACATTTTTCGCGAAGCGCCGAAGAAAGACCTGCCTTCATAGGAACCACGCGAGTGTCCGGATAACCCGAGCGCAAAAGCGTAGCAACATTCTTCACTATCTGGCTTGTTTCGACTAACTGCCTGTTGATGAAGCCTTCGAGCTGACGCTCTTTAATTTGCGTACGCGTCAGACAGTTAAATTTTTTATCTGACATAAGACCAGCATCGTGCAATGCACGCCATCTTCGTAATTGAGAGCGAATTATACTATCATCAAGCAAAAGCGAGTCAAGTTTTCTTTCATTATGCTCTCTCTTGACTAATGCCTTGTTATCAAAACTATCATCTTTTATATAGCATTGAGGCAGGATGTGATCTACATGATAGGTATACAATAGATTAATATCTAATGGCTCTCCCGAGTACAGACACTTCCCCATTTGAGAGAAATACAGCACCAAGCGGTCATCTAAATCATTTTGCTTGACGCTCAACTCCTTAAAGACAGACCCGTCAAAAAAGTCAGGCGCATCTTTTTTGAAAGCCTCATATGCCTCTTTTAGCCTCTTATAGCGCGAATCTGTTCGTTTTCCTTTTTTCTTTTCATCTTCGCCTCGCGTAAATTCAATACAGATGTTAGTCGGTGCGTGTCCCACGACGGAAACCAACTCATCAACAATTCGGAGACTCTGCCCAACGGCACGCTTCAATGCCGGAGAGCCCGGGAGATCTGCGATAAGGCCTTGCATCTCTCCACCAAACTCAGCGTTATATTTCTCTATAGCCTCAGAGAACTTGAATTCCTTCTTATTCAATATTTCCATCAGACTCAAGGGACGCCCATTTGCATCTTCATATTCTCGCATGATATCGATGACAGTAGTGTACGCACCACCGTCTACGTCAGCCTCAATACCAAACAGAAGTTTGTGGGAAAGACGCCCCCAGCCACTGTAGCGTTTGGCGCAAACCTGATTTATCTGCACATCGGTCAGACGATTTTGATATTCGTTTGTGATCTTTCGCTTGAGAATTTCTTTGTCCTCAAAGATGGTGTTCCATAGCACCAAGTTCTCAATCATCGGATAATCTACGGAGTCTATTACCTCAACAGCGAGTATCTTTCGAAAGTCATTGTACGTACCCAATTGTGAGATAAATTTACTTTCATCTTGAGTACCCCGTATGGTTGTGTTCAAAAATCCCCGGGCCCTTAACCAATCAGAAATCGCACGATGGGATACACTTTTACGTTTCTTGAACACTTCCTCAATCAAGGCGAGCCGGTCGGCGGTATCAAAACGGTAAAAGTTTTCGCCATCCCTATTCCATTGAGTTACGTTCAATTCGTTCAGTACACAAAATTCCTCGTAAAGCAGAGAATGCCGGGGCAAAACATCTTCGCCCCTCAGGTAGGTGCACTTTCCCGTCATGCGCCTAATAAACTGCTCTGCAGAAGCATCTTTATCGATGACCTCTTCCCAATTCCATGGATAAATCTTCTCGCTTTCAGCGCCCTCTCGTCGTACCGACCATGCGAAATCTCGTGATCCAACAGGATTAGGCCGAGAATTCAATGGACCCACATAGTATGGAATTCGAAAGGTAACCAGTGATTCGATTTTCTCCTTTTGCTCGATAAGAAATGGGTGGAAACGACCTTGTCTCCCAATAATTGCATCCATCTCCTCAAGATTAGATAGCTGATAAGGGATGACGCCATTGTTTCTCGTTTTCAGTTTAGTCAAAAACACGCCCTCGCCCATATCAACGAGTATTTGTTTATATACATCGACATCTTGGGCACCCGAGGTATCAAGTACAGCTCTAATTTGCTTATAAAGATCTTCCTGAGAGCATTTACTCTCGCCCAAAATATACGCGGTATATCCTGTCGTCTTTGAGACAATATAACTGCCGTCTCCTTCTTTAGGCCCGCGAAATAATGCATTATATGATTCGGGATTATAGTTGCGAACAAGATTTTTAAGCGCAGCGAGATCATCGGCATGCTTATTATAAAGTGCAATCATAGAATCAGAGAGTGTGCCACCTTTGGCATCTCGTAAAATACCCGCAAGAATATATGCTGAGTACAATGCCTCTATTGCCTGAAAAAAATCAAGATCCTCATCTGGACAGTAATCGATAAACTCTATGACCTTGTCTTCTTTTGTAAAAGAGAACTTTGTTTCTGTTGACTTATCCATAACAAGGATGTCGGCGAACTCAGCCACATCACCGACTATCGCTTTTGATAGAGCGGCTGGCATGCCGTTAGTCTCAGAAAAATTAACATCCGGACTAATAGCCGCTTTAATGGCATCCCGCTTTTCTGCTTTGTGCATAGAAGTATCAGAGATTACACGGGTGATGACAGACGTATCGATAGAAATATTAAATCCTCTTCGCTCGCAGAAGTCAGAGAAGGCAGTCTCTAGAGCATCAGCTACCTTGTTGACATCAGCCGTACGTGCTGAAAGTCCTTTATCCTCTTGGTGCAAAAAGTTGCCTCTGCATTTGACAATATTGTGAAATGCAAGATAGATCAAACGAATATCTTCGGCTTGCTCAGACTCCATAAGATACTTGCGCAGATGATATACAGTTGGGAATTTTTTGTAATAATCCGCCTCATTGAATGATTTATCGTTGAAAAATAGATAATCGTAGTCGGCATGCGCTGGATTACGATCTTCACGCCAGAGACGAGACTGGTTCAGACGAATAAAGAATTCAGCATCAACATCTTTCATCTCATCGGCAAAAAAGCCCTGCAACAAATCAAGGCGCTGGCGACGACGATCATAACGACGGCGCAGCCCTCGCTTCAGTCTCGTGTCGGCCGCAGGCTCTGCGGACGGAAAGAGTCTGCTCCCCCAGGTGTTTTTACCTTTGAAACGGCAGAGTTCACCCGTTTGATCAATGACCGCCCACCCAACAGATCCTGTACCAATATCAAGTCCAATTGTGTAGTTTCCAACTTTACGAAGATTAGTCACTTGCCCTCCCTTGCCGTTGTGCGGTATCATAAACCCGTTGCTGGGGTTGCCAGTCTCGGTGACACTGCGAGTTAAAATAAAGGCTTGCCTTAAATGCTCTTCAGTGAGCGCCGCGTAGGCGGCAAACTAATAAGATGACAACCCCATAGAAATGTGGGGTTGTTTCATTATAGAATTCTTTCCGGACAAAAATAAACACCCTAGTCATTTATAGGTTTAATATTTGCCTCAACGCTCTAACCACTCTTACTTCCCAATTGTGTGCACACTCGGGAAATCGGTGCCGTCCGTTGAACGGTTATGTTCAATCGCCCGTTTATCTCGTACAATACATACTCGCGCGAAAAGTTGATACTATTTGAGCGTGTTTCTTGAGGGCCGTTAGCTCAGTTGGCAGAGCAGGGGACTTTTAATCCCAAGGTCGTGGGTTCGACCCCCACACGGCCCACCAGTATTTTTGCAGGAATCTTAAATCAAAGAAAACGTAGTTCGAAACATGCATTCAGGCGAGCTACGAGAAAATCCACCAGAGATGGTGGATTTTCAGCTT
Coding sequences:
- the csn2 gene encoding type II-A CRISPR-associated protein Csn2, with protein sequence MKIQFIDLEYSVECDAEFVSVLQVNDARLFSKIVFSLASGETLKALEPYMIFEGETEIKSKERLMLISDLIYLPLRDRAIVTKLYERFNALIFEDEEMRISLEEINNTLIDKLAEVGFQLQGEYDFTLEWDARKYLKTFDFGVCIDSDLLFDKLIGFLEVASDIFPEKLLIFVNLKSFLTENELVAFYQAVISLKIQVLLVESWEDGRMFSQERKISN
- the cas1 gene encoding type II CRISPR-associated endonuclease Cas1, whose protein sequence is MIVRNEDTAKIHLSEISSIIFDTTAVYASAYLLAELAKLKIPVIVCDERHNPIGEYLPLYGAHNTSKRIAEQIQWSEPAKKRVWQSVVREKIRQQMYVLEELGLAQSRTLSRYIEDVRSGDTTNCEAHAARVYFNALFGDEFSRGGSDARNGLLNYGYAILLSLVNREVVARGYITQIGIFHHNEYNQFNLACDFMEPFRPIVDRLVVETSSQELSPDIRRMMLDITNQTVSYQDGSYKLCSVVSQYIQDCLNALAKRISYDEIAEFSLCG
- a CDS encoding Cas9 endonuclease PAM-interacting domain-containing protein, with translation MFVAFRVESDKSILLEYANKVAGENKHTNAKVLKEKVFKYQKIYHLNDEYYINALDTVLNARQLCLSPDMIVVAETISNVSRAPLASDQELEKLFMFLASKLTTLCSRYSLVEQIIDQGKEKFSSAERQARIRTLRNTLSFMKASSARVDLSEVGGSPNAGKITNGFLTNDLSNVEFADVSVTGLFERRYTLGL
- the cas9 gene encoding type II CRISPR RNA-guided endonuclease Cas9 (Cas9, originally named Csn1, is the large, multifunctional signature protein of type II CRISPR/Cas systems. It is well known even to general audiences because its RNA-guided endonuclease activity has made it a popular tool for custom editing of eukaryotic genomes.) — protein: MIPHNGKGGQVTNLRKVGNYTIGLDIGTGSVGWAVIDQTGELCRFKGKNTWGSRLFPSAEPAADTRLKRGLRRRYDRRRQRLDLLQGFFADEMKDVDAEFFIRLNQSRLWREDRNPAHADYDYLFFNDKSFNEADYYKKFPTVYHLRKYLMESEQAEDIRLIYLAFHNIVKCRGNFLHQEDKGLSARTADVNKVADALETAFSDFCERRGFNISIDTSVITRVISDTSMHKAEKRDAIKAAISPDVNFSETNGMPAALSKAIVGDVAEFADILVMDKSTETKFSFTKEDKVIEFIDYCPDEDLDFFQAIEALYSAYILAGILRDAKGGTLSDSMIALYNKHADDLAALKNLVRNYNPESYNALFRGPKEGDGSYIVSKTTGYTAYILGESKCSQEDLYKQIRAVLDTSGAQDVDVYKQILVDMGEGVFLTKLKTRNNGVIPYQLSNLEEMDAIIGRQGRFHPFLIEQKEKIESLVTFRIPYYVGPLNSRPNPVGSRDFAWSVRREGAESEKIYPWNWEEVIDKDASAEQFIRRMTGKCTYLRGEDVLPRHSLLYEEFCVLNELNVTQWNRDGENFYRFDTADRLALIEEVFKKRKSVSHRAISDWLRARGFLNTTIRGTQDESKFISQLGTYNDFRKILAVEVIDSVDYPMIENLVLWNTIFEDKEILKRKITNEYQNRLTDVQINQVCAKRYSGWGRLSHKLLFGIEADVDGGAYTTVIDIMREYEDANGRPLSLMEILNKKEFKFSEAIEKYNAEFGGEMQGLIADLPGSPALKRAVGQSLRIVDELVSVVGHAPTNICIEFTRGEDEKKKGKRTDSRYKRLKEAYEAFKKDAPDFFDGSVFKELSVKQNDLDDRLVLYFSQMGKCLYSGEPLDINLLYTYHVDHILPQCYIKDDSFDNKALVKREHNERKLDSLLLDDSIIRSQLRRWRALHDAGLMSDKKFNCLTRTQIKERQLEGFINRQLVETSQIVKNVATLLRSGYPDTRVVPMKAGLSSALREKCGYVKCREVNDYHHAHDAYLACQLDRFINCRYPKLAEGFDISAFKRFVRKAAHNYNDKGDNRAVGSAGFIVESFLKSGFDPETGEIFRDDAFPWNAEAEIEHMRQCFSYKDCFISRMPEITSGAFWDETIYSPKDPRKGGNLEIPLKKGLDPKKYGGPSGKDFAYFFIFKAVDSKGKEKVFF